From a region of the Cucumis sativus cultivar 9930 chromosome 6, Cucumber_9930_V3, whole genome shotgun sequence genome:
- the LOC101203877 gene encoding E3 ubiquitin-protein ligase PUB23, with the protein MKMEDHLEENGEIEVPSYFLCPISLQLMRDPVTISTGITYDRSSIEMWLFSFNKTVCPITKQPLSSDPDLLTPNHTLRRLIQSWCTLNASNGIERIPTPKSPIDKTHIAKILKQAQSFPDSTHKCLLALKAIALENERNRNLVAQSDGAFDFLAMVIKSGGSNNIASIELAVEILFHIKSSQTHLKNLVNGDVDFINSLTFVLQNGNCQSRAYAVMLLKSSLELADPIRLMSIERELLREIVRVIHDHISHQASKSALKVLAEVCPWGRNRVKAVEGGAVGVLVELLLNSTERRWSELGLVILDQLCGCAEGREKLVAHAAGLAVVSKKILRVSAMASDRAVRILSSICRFSASAKVMQEMLEVGVVAKLCLVLQMDCSMKTREKARDTLKLHSRVWSNSSCIPPHLLSAYPST; encoded by the coding sequence atgaaaatggaagatcatttagaagaaaatggtGAAATTGAAGTCCCTTCCTATTTCCTTTGTCCAATTTCCCTTCAACTCATGAGAGATCCAGTCACTATCTCCACCGGTATCACTTACGATCGTTCCAGCATTGAAATGTGGcttttttcattcaacaaaACTGTTTGTCCCATTACTAAGCAACCCTTATCATCCGATCCTGATTTACTTACCCCCAATCATACTCTTCGTCGTTTGATTCAATCTTGGTGTACGCTCAATGCTTCTAATGGAATTGAAAGAATTCCAACTCCAAAGTCTCCTATTGACAAAACCCATATTGCCAAAATCCTTAAACAAGCTCAAAGTTTCCCTGATTCCACCCATAAATGTCTCCTTGCTCTTAAAGCTATTGCCTTGGAGAATGAGAGAAATCGCAATCTTGTGGCTCAATCTGATGGGGCTTTTGATTTTCTAGCTATGGTTATCAAGAGTGGTGGTAGTAATAATATTGCTTCTATTGAGTTAGCTGTGGAAATTCTCTTTCATATCAAATCCTCTCAAACCCATCTCAAGAATCTCGTAAATGGTgatgttgattttattaacTCTCTTACTTTTGTTCTGCAAAATGGGAATTGTCAATCTAGAGCTTACGCGGTAATGTTGCTTAAATCAAGCTTGGAACTTGCTGATCCAATTCGTTTGATGAGTATTGAGAGGGAACTTCTTAGAGAAATTGTTCGTGTGATCCATGATCATATTTCTCATCAAGCATCGAAATCGGCGTTGAAGGTTCTCGCTGAGGTTTGTCCGTGGGGGAGGAATCGTGTGAAGGCAGTCGAGGGTGGTGCAGTTGGGGTGTTAGTGGAGTTGCTTCTGAATTCGACCGAGAGGCGGTGGTCGGAGTTAGGATTGGTGATTCTGGATCAGCTTTGCGGGTGTGCGGAGGGGCGGGAGAAGCTCGTGGCACATGCGGCTGGGCTTGCGGTTGTGTCTAAGAAAATACTTAGGGTTTCGGCCATGGCGAGTGATCGTGCAGTGAGGATATTGTCATCGATTTGTCGGTTTTCGGCATCGGCGAAAGTGATGCAAGAAATGTTGGAGGTTGGGGTGGTGGCAAAGCTGTGTTTAGTATTGCAAATGGATTGTAGTATGA
- the LOC101204122 gene encoding protein FAF-like, chloroplastic: MKTLHNYNSLQKQGILTILPSSDHHYPSLPPPSLRRTLSADMSSTKWCSPIKKIPSSQAFHDNSNNNKIDSSKHGVHDSVPWSSILLHNSVSDDPPKSPVVAAPYVHPLLKKTSHSLSDISLQICTESLGSETGSDGFSSYPSSEDGDFDRLITETDYSEIDTFEWKPVKFSRKKSPPRSFPPPISSLDSPDGVSICIQSRREDGRLMLDAVSVPSRKNFRAERRDGRLILSLFRTPENLLVNEEEELEEMIAGEFEEVKESEIVEVGNDENVLEVEELEIPIEKTPRLSSSVMNFHRLTNMMKKTNGLINRNPAWPKEKDASETPTTPLSQSLPPRPPSLTAATAGTFLNAYEYYWRSKPTGKSAGIQNPNGQQQTQITRKLISSNNQMADEKQQILVLKGNRGDYLVPLSNGCKVPRRSVLLREPCCIATT; encoded by the coding sequence ATGAAAACTCTTCACAACTACAATTCCCTTCAAAAACAAGGCATTCTCACCATTCTCCCTTCCTCCGATCACCATTACCCTTCACTTCCTCCCCCTTCCTTGAGGAGAACTCTTTCCGCCGATATGTCTTCCACCAAATGGTGTTCCCCCATCAAAAAGATTCCTTCTTCCCAAGCATTCCATGacaacagcaacaacaacaagatTGACTCTTCAAAACATGGGGTTCATGATTCTGTTCCTTGGTCTTCAATTCTCCTTCACAACTCTGTTTCTGATGATCCTCCTAAATCGCCGGTTGTTGCTGCTCCTTATGTTCATCCTCTTCTCAAAAAAACTTCTCACTCTCTTAGTGATATCAGTCTTCAGATTTGTACTGAGTCTCTTGGTTCTGAAACCGGCTCTGATGGCTTCTCCTCCTACCCTTCTTCTGAGGATGGAGATTTTGATAGACTCATCACGGAAACGGACTACTCTGAAATCGACACTTTTGAATGGAAGCCTGTCAAATTTTCCCGGAAAAAATCGCCGCCGAGGTCTTTTCCGCCGCCAATTTCTTCTCTTGATTCCCCTGATGGTGTGTCTATCTGCATTCAGTCTCGCCGGGAAGATGGTCGATTGATGCTCGACGCTGTCTCTGTTCCGTCGAGGAAAAACTTTCGTGCTGAACGGAGAGATGGTCGTTTAATTCTCTCTTTGTTTAGAACTCCGGAAAATTTATTGGTtaacgaagaagaagagttgGAAGAAATGATTGCTGGGGAGTTTGAGGAAGTGAAAGAATCGGAGATTGTTGAAGTGGGTAATGATGAGAATGTTTTGGAAGTCGAGGAATTGGAAATTCCGATAGAGAAAACTCCGAGATTGTCGAGCTCTGTTATGAATTTCCACCGGTTAACGAATATGATGAAGAAGACTAATGGATTAATCAATCGGAATCCGGCAtggccaaaagaaaaagatgctTCAGAGACACCAACTACTCCACTCTCCCAATCACTTCCACCGCGTCCGCCGTCGCTCACGGCTGCAACAGCAGGAACTTTTCTGAATGCATACGAATACTACTGGAGATCAAAACCCACCGGAAAATCAGCCGGAATTCAAAACCCAAATGGCCAACAACAAACTCAAATAACCCGTAAACTAATTTCTTCCAACAACCAAATGGCGGATgagaaacaacaaattttagttCTGAAAGGAAACAGAGGAGATTATTTAGTTCCATTGTCGAATGGTTGTAAAGTTCCAAGAAGGTCTGTTCTTCTCCGGGAGCCGTGTTGCATTGCCACCACCTAA